The genomic DNA ATATTGAATTCAGAAGGTATTCCTATTTCCACTTCACTTGCGAGTTGATAGTACCTAACAGAACCGTCGTGATCAATTTGCTTCAGACGATACGAATACTTACCGGCAACAAGTCCTTTATCAACAAACGAATATTCGTTTAATGAAACTGATGTACCTTTGCCGGTAACAAATCCGACCGAAGCCCAATCACTCTTTCCGGTTGATCTCTCAATCTGGAAACCGCTGTTATTCTTTTCTGACGCTGTAACCCATTTTAATGTTACAGAATTTCCAGTGACATTGGAAATAAAAGATGCAAGTTCGACCGGGACAGGATTGGTTGCCTCATCAGCTCCCCTGTAAGGAGCAGTGGCATTCCTGATCTGGTTATCGATATCTGATGTTATTTCGGGAACAGGCATACCTGCAAGATCGGGATCACCATCGGATGGTGGCAGAAGGTGCAAATCTGTTGCAGAAGTGTACGAAATGTCTTTGAAGATGGTATTGGACTCATGTGGCGAAGCAGCGGTTTTATACTGACCAAGGTCGTTATACAATGTACCTCCCCATCCGGCATGAAAATTATCCACTGAACCTGTCGAGAAAGAAACATTAAAGTTCATTTCAGCAATACCGTTTGGAGTAATAATGCTGCCTGCATGGAAACCACCTGCAACACCACCTGTCCGTGTGTTTTTAAAAAGGTTGTTTCTGATCTTAAACACAGAGGTATCGTTAGTCGAACTCTTCGCAAATGCTGCTGAGAGTACGGTAGCTGTGGTCCCACCACTGTGCACACCGCCGATGTTCACCGAATTAAAATCGAAGGAAAATGTGAACGGGATGGTACCGGATACAAGAACCCCGTAACAGGCACTAACATTCGAGGGTCCATTCTGATCAAGGGCTATAAAATTATTGAATATCTTAAAGTTGGCATCCCTGCCGGGAGTTATGGCAATACCTCTAATTTGGGTGGAGCTCGTGGAAGCACTGTTCATGCCGAAAATTTTATTGCCTGATATGGTCAGATTCTGCCCGACTACTGCTCCGGTTATAATACCCGACACGATGGTGTTGTTATAACCCTGCGTCTGGTAGATTATATTGTTTTTAACTACAACATCTGAACATGCCGAGAGTAACCATATACCGGCATATCCCCAGTTAAATATTTCATTCTCTTCAATAACCAGAAATCTATTGAAAACAGTTACTGTGCCACTCGATGCTATCCCGGTCCTGCTTCCTTCAATTTTGCAATTGGTCACTTTGTTATATGAGTTGCCTTCAGGATTGTTGGCTGAAGTGGAGAACAAAATAACACGGGGACCTGCAGAGTTCTGCAGGCTGTTTTTAGCATGTAGATACCTTAATTCATTGTATGTCGCGCCATTAATAAAATTGATTGTGGTGGTATTTGCACCGGACAGTGTGGTGTTTTCGATATAGAGATTTATTGAAGAGCCGATTCCACCCGCTCGCCCGTCGATAGTAATAAAATCTCCACCGTCAAACAGAATCACAGGAAGACTTGCCTGAAGCGAAGAAATTGTCACCAGATTTACTCCGGCTGCCGGTCTGATTGTGATCCTTTTCGAAGAATCTATACCTGCCTTTTGAGTTAAGGAAATTGGAAAGGTCTCGTTGGCACCTGTGTAACCACTGGTAAGTTCTATTATATAACCCTGTGTCATTGGTGTTACGATCGCACCATATGCTTCAGTAATTGAGGCATGTGTGCTGATTGGCGAACCGCTGCCATCCTTCAGGGCGACCGATGCCGGTTGTGTCAGAGCATCAGTGGTAAAGAGAGTGAAAAACAAAAAAACAATCTGAATCGTTTTTTTCATGACTTCTCCTGTGTTAGTGTGATTGATTTGAGAGTATTGATTTGATATACAATTTTAGTTTTTGTCCTGTAAATTTCAGGAACCATAGCGAAGTTTTGAATTCAAGAATAAATGAATGTTAAATTAATGTAAAAAAGTTGAAATATCATGCTGTGTCTTCAAAATGCTCTTGACTGTCACGAAAAAAAATGTTAATTTAGCACTCGCAATTATTGAGTGCTAATAACAATTGTTTTTCAAACAAAAAACAGAGGTAAATATGTCATTAAATCTTCAACCCCTCGCTGACAGGGTTATTATTAAACCACAGGAAGCTGAGGAAGTGACCAAAAGTGGTTTATATCTTCCCGACACCGCAAAAGAAAAACCAATTGAAGGCTTAGTGGTAGCTGCAGGACCGGGAAAAGTTACCGATGACGGTAAAACCGCTCCAATGTCAGTTAAGGTAAACGATAAAGTTCTCTATGGTAAATATTCAGGTACCGAAGTAACCATCGACGGTACACAGTATTTGATCATGCGTGAGAGCGATATTTTTGCAATCATTAAGTAACAAACAAAACAAGGAAATTTAAAAATGGCTTCAAAATTAATTGAATTTGATGTTGATGCTCGTTCCAAACTTAAAAAAGGTGTGGATCAGCTCGCCAACACGGTAAAAGTTACATTAGGACCTAAAGGAAGAAATGTAATTCTGGAGAAAAAATTTGGTGCTCCTCTTGTAACAAAAGACGGTGTATCAGTTGCTAAAGAAATCGAACTCGAAGATGCAGTTGAGAACATGGGCGCGCAGATGGTTAAGGAAGTTGCTTCCAAAACCAGTGATGTTGCTGGTGATGGAACAACCACCGCAACAGTGCTTGCACAGTCAATCTTCAAAGAAGGTCTGAAAAATGTTACCGCAGGTGCCAATCCAATGGATCTGAAACGCGGTATCGACCTTGCAGTTATAAAAGTTGTAGAATACCTGAGATCAATCTCAAAACCAATCGAGACAAATGAAGAAATTGCTCAGGTTGGTACAATCTCCGCTAACAACGAAAAATGGATTGGCGAAAGAATCGCTGAAGCCATGAACAGAGTTGGTAAAGAAGGTGTTATCACAGTTGAAGAAGCAAAAGGTACAGAATCAGTACTGGATGTAGTTGAAGGTATGCAGTTCGACCGTGGTTATCTCTCACCATACTTCATTACAGATGCTGACTCGATGGAAGCAGTTCTCGAAGATCCTTTCATTCTTATCTATGACAAAAAGATCTCTGCCATGAAAGATCTTCTCCCAATTCTCGAGAAAACCGTACAGCAAGGAAGACCACTTCTTATCATCGCTGAAGATGTTGAAGGTGAAGCTCTCGCTACCCTCGTAGTAAACAAATTGAGAGGCACCCTCCGTGTTGCTGCAGTTAAAGCTCCCGGATTTGGCGACAGAAGAAAAGCCATGCTCGAAGATATCGCTATCCTCACCAATGGACAGGTTATCAGCGAAGAAAAAGGTTACAAACTTGATAACGCTCAGCTCGGATATCTTGGAACCGCTTCAAAAGTTGTTATTGACAAAGACAATACAACCATAGTTGAAGGTAAAGGCGAAGATACTGAAATCAAGAAAAGAATCAATGAGATCAAAGCTCAGATTGAAAAAACAACCTCAGATTACGACAGAGAAAAACTCCAGGAAAGACTTGCAAAACTTTCCGGTGGTGTTGCCGTTCTGAAAATTGGTGCTTCAACTGAAATCGAGATGAAAGAAATCAAAGCCAGAGTTGAAGATGCTCTTCATGCTACCCGTGCTGCTGTTGAAGAAGGTATCGTTCCAGGTGGTGGTGTTGCTTTCATCAGAGCCATCAATGCTCTCGCAGACCTCAAAGGCGCTAACGAAGACCAGTCAACCGGTATCGAGATCGTAAAAAGAGCTCTTGAAGAACCATTGAGACAGATTGTTTTCAACGCCGGTCTCGAAGGTTCCGTTGTTGTGAACAATGTAAAAGCAGGTGAAGGAAACTATGGTTTCAACGCTGCAACTGAAGTATATGAAGATCTTATCAAAGTTGGTGTTATTGATCCTACCAAGGTATCAAGAACAGCTCTTGAAAACGCAGCATCAGTATCAGGTTTACTCCTCACTACTGAAGCAGTGGTTTATGAGAAAAAAGAAAAAGAATCCGCTCCAATGATGCCTCCCGGAGGTATGGGTGGAATGGACTATTAATAGTTCACCCCTTTTCAAAGCCCCTTGCAGAAATGTCGGGGGCTTTTTTTTATTATCCAATTCACTTCTTTTATCTTTATCATAAATCAAGTATATTCTAATTTCGATTTTGAAGTTTCCGGAAGAGATCAGCACAAGAAAAATGAACCAGGTATTAAGTTCCAAAGATATAAGAGAGTTGAAGGATCAGGTTAATATTAACCTGCAAAAAAAGGATATTAAGGCTGCCAGAGAAGCTGCTTCGAGGATGCTGGAAGCATTCCCTCTCGACCCCGAGGCAAACTATCTCTTCGCAGTGGTATGTCTCGAAGATTTTCGCATCTCAGATGCTTTTGAATATGCGAATATTGCCGTAAAACTTGCCGACAGGGATCCCAATGCCAGATTTTTCAGAGGACAAATTCAGTACAAAATGGGGATGTATGAATCTGCACTTCTCGATTTCGACTATGTAATTAACCTTTCCGCAGAATTCGGAGCCAAAGCTCTCGAATACAAAGTTTCCTGCCTTGCCGCTCTTGGTAAATATGCCGATGCCATGAGATTCTACGACACTACCTTGAGCATCGACCATTCCCTCTCCCACAGGAAACCAAGACTCCGTGAATGGTTGAAAAGTCTTGCGGGACAGAAATCTTCCTTCCTGAGTAAATTACTCGCTCCGGCAGGTGATTTACTGATCGACGCAGAAGACGCGATTGCCTGTCAGGAACTTTGGTACGCGGAGTATGCTCTTAAAAAGATCATTGATGGTACCGGTGATGAGGACAAAAAGAATAATGCGAAGCTTTTACAGTTAAAAATCCTTTTTAGTCAATTCAAATTATTACCTGCAAAAGCCTTGCTTAAAGAATTGCACCCTCTTTTCCCGGGTAATCCTGTTCTGATCGAAATCGCCGTTAAAATGGAGGAGATCGAAACCAGAAATACAGTTCAGGAAGATATAATTGAGGAAGTGCCGCTTAAACCGGAACCGGTCGAACCTTCACTCCCCTCCCCCTCCGAGCCGGCAACAAAACCGGAACCAAAAGGAGTAATCGATCTTAGTCCTGAAAGTAAAAGAGAAAGCAAAGCAGAAGAATCCAAAAAGGAAAAGGCTTCGGTTTCCGCTCCTGCTTCCTCCGGCAAACGAACTGACTTCGAACTTCAAAAGGGAGTCAAATTCAGAGGCTATTATGCCAGAACTTTTGACCTTTCAGAACAGTTGAAGTCGGGCAGGAAATATTTTGTCCATCAGTTTAATGCACCCGCTCAAGGTTTTATCGCAGTAGAACTTATCGTCAAGAACCCTTATTTCAACAATAAAGATGTTTCAGTCGATGGTCAGGCTCTTTGGTATATTAATGAAAAACAGATTGGTGAAAGCAATTTTGAGCTCCAAATTGAATCTGAATGGAGCAATGTCGCTGTTGTGCAGAGTTGGGGAACAGGAAACCCCGGATTTTGGACTCCAGGACAGGGACGGGTTGAAATATACCTCAACAACGAATTAATCTGCACCAAATGGTTCATTCTCGGATTCTCTGTTATTTATGACCTCGAGCACTATGATATTAATGAAATAGAGGAAATGGAGGAATCGCAGGCCTCACAAGGAGCTGACGGTGAACTTACTGTAGAAAAGGTTCTTGCTGATCTGGACGGTTTTATCGGCTTGGGAACAGTGAAACAGACAATGCGCGATTTCGTTGACTATCTGAACTTTATCCAGGAGAGAAAAAAGCTGGGTCTAAAAACAAAAGAAGGGCTCTCCATCAATTCTGTGTTTTTGGGCAATCCCGGAACCGGAAAAACAACTGTTGCAAGAGTTATTGGAGATGTTTTCAAGGCTATGAACCTTCTCCCGAAGGGACATATCATCGAAGTTGACAGGGCTACATTGGTTGGACAGTATGTAGGCGAAACTGCCCAAAAAACTGAAAAAGTGATCGAAGATGCCATGGGGGGAATCCTCTTTATCGATGAGGCTTATACTCTCGTAAAAAAAGGGGGTACCGGGCAGGATTTTGGTCAGGAAGCAATTGATACCCTGCTAAAACGGATGGAAGACAAAGCCGGTGAGTTCGTGACTATCGTCGCCGGTTACCCCAATGAAATGAATGATTTTCTCGAATCAAACCCCGGAATGAAATCAAGGTTCACACAGTTCTTCCAATTTGAGGATTATACTCCGGATGAGATGATTCAAATTTTCGAGATGATGGCAAAGAAAGAAGATTATTCTTTGTCTCAACAGGCGAAGGATATTCTCAATAAAGAGTTCACAAATCTTTACAGAAATCGTGACAAAACTTTTGGGAACGGAAGGCTTGTCAGGAATGTATATGACGATGCGAAAATGAGGTTAAGCAAAAGATACCTCAAACTGCCTCCCGGAATGAGAACCGAAGAAGCACTGACCACATTCGAACCCGAAGATATAGCGGCGGTATTTAAGAAG from Bacteroidota bacterium includes the following:
- the groES gene encoding co-chaperone GroES, with amino-acid sequence MSLNLQPLADRVIIKPQEAEEVTKSGLYLPDTAKEKPIEGLVVAAGPGKVTDDGKTAPMSVKVNDKVLYGKYSGTEVTIDGTQYLIMRESDIFAIIK
- the groL gene encoding chaperonin GroEL (60 kDa chaperone family; promotes refolding of misfolded polypeptides especially under stressful conditions; forms two stacked rings of heptamers to form a barrel-shaped 14mer; ends can be capped by GroES; misfolded proteins enter the barrel where they are refolded when GroES binds) — protein: MASKLIEFDVDARSKLKKGVDQLANTVKVTLGPKGRNVILEKKFGAPLVTKDGVSVAKEIELEDAVENMGAQMVKEVASKTSDVAGDGTTTATVLAQSIFKEGLKNVTAGANPMDLKRGIDLAVIKVVEYLRSISKPIETNEEIAQVGTISANNEKWIGERIAEAMNRVGKEGVITVEEAKGTESVLDVVEGMQFDRGYLSPYFITDADSMEAVLEDPFILIYDKKISAMKDLLPILEKTVQQGRPLLIIAEDVEGEALATLVVNKLRGTLRVAAVKAPGFGDRRKAMLEDIAILTNGQVISEEKGYKLDNAQLGYLGTASKVVIDKDNTTIVEGKGEDTEIKKRINEIKAQIEKTTSDYDREKLQERLAKLSGGVAVLKIGASTEIEMKEIKARVEDALHATRAAVEEGIVPGGGVAFIRAINALADLKGANEDQSTGIEIVKRALEEPLRQIVFNAGLEGSVVVNNVKAGEGNYGFNAATEVYEDLIKVGVIDPTKVSRTALENAASVSGLLLTTEAVVYEKKEKESAPMMPPGGMGGMDY
- a CDS encoding AAA family ATPase, giving the protein MNQVLSSKDIRELKDQVNINLQKKDIKAAREAASRMLEAFPLDPEANYLFAVVCLEDFRISDAFEYANIAVKLADRDPNARFFRGQIQYKMGMYESALLDFDYVINLSAEFGAKALEYKVSCLAALGKYADAMRFYDTTLSIDHSLSHRKPRLREWLKSLAGQKSSFLSKLLAPAGDLLIDAEDAIACQELWYAEYALKKIIDGTGDEDKKNNAKLLQLKILFSQFKLLPAKALLKELHPLFPGNPVLIEIAVKMEEIETRNTVQEDIIEEVPLKPEPVEPSLPSPSEPATKPEPKGVIDLSPESKRESKAEESKKEKASVSAPASSGKRTDFELQKGVKFRGYYARTFDLSEQLKSGRKYFVHQFNAPAQGFIAVELIVKNPYFNNKDVSVDGQALWYINEKQIGESNFELQIESEWSNVAVVQSWGTGNPGFWTPGQGRVEIYLNNELICTKWFILGFSVIYDLEHYDINEIEEMEESQASQGADGELTVEKVLADLDGFIGLGTVKQTMRDFVDYLNFIQERKKLGLKTKEGLSINSVFLGNPGTGKTTVARVIGDVFKAMNLLPKGHIIEVDRATLVGQYVGETAQKTEKVIEDAMGGILFIDEAYTLVKKGGTGQDFGQEAIDTLLKRMEDKAGEFVTIVAGYPNEMNDFLESNPGMKSRFTQFFQFEDYTPDEMIQIFEMMAKKEDYSLSQQAKDILNKEFTNLYRNRDKTFGNGRLVRNVYDDAKMRLSKRYLKLPPGMRTEEALTTFEPEDIAAVFKKDEAKQFDVGINEEKLKESLDKLNGLMGLTLVKKEINELVKIARFYFERGENLQNKFSDHIIFLGNPGTGKTTVARIFSDIYSSLGILPKGHLVETDRQNLVSSYVGQTAAKTTEVINQSLGGTLFVDEAYTLVKAGDNSGSDFGKEAIDTLLKRMEDDRGKFIVIAAGYTEDMEKFLDSNAGLKSRFTKFILFEDYTPDELVSIAVNIFKSKQLAMTPETMAKLKVYFNEKYRQRDKTFSNARMVRNIAEAAIKRQLLRMVEVPKESITDEMSHTITVEDIEELAPVAAKKQVRVEGDAKLLEQHLKELESLTGLGEVKKATEKLISSLKIAKLREERGLKVIKKNLHVVFMGNPGTGKTTVARLLSKIYKELGLLEKGHLIEVDRSSLVAGYQGQTAQKTDDVIKQALGGTLFIDEAYTLSRGGNDFGQEAIDTLLKRMEDYSDKLVVIVAGYPNEMRNFLDSNPGLQSRFTNFFMFEDYTPDEMLDITKVLSEKSGYKLDESAMAHLTHVFKEIYDNRDQNFGNARTVRNVLYKAIGNQEERILTLSNLSDDDLVKITIEDVQNLEL